From a single Nocardioides sp. dk884 genomic region:
- a CDS encoding ABC transporter permease yields the protein MSALAPTDSATPSPARASLRRVRGLVRANARLVVRNRLTLSYAVVLPLLPLLLVLGGDRGAIGPGAASVITVVMLALLFPVFYNTLSMIVTRRDELVLKRLRTGEVRDAELLVSLAAPGAIIAMLIGLVTIPAALALGVPAPKAPVLYLLTIAVASVTLATLAFWTAAWTRNAEAAQLTSMPVMALLVAGQLAVGFPDEVRRWIAYTPGGAVTDLVRGSWFGLGPDDGPVPSLDSLGAWAGAGVPLLVLVAWTLLGGWLAARSMRWEPRA from the coding sequence ATGAGCGCCCTCGCCCCCACCGACTCCGCGACCCCGTCGCCCGCCCGTGCCTCGCTGCGCCGGGTCCGCGGCCTGGTCCGCGCCAACGCGCGCCTGGTCGTGCGCAACCGGCTGACGCTGTCCTACGCCGTCGTCCTGCCGCTGCTGCCGCTGCTGCTGGTGCTGGGCGGTGACCGGGGCGCGATCGGCCCGGGCGCCGCCTCGGTGATCACCGTGGTGATGCTCGCGCTGCTGTTCCCGGTCTTCTACAACACCTTGTCGATGATCGTGACCCGCCGCGACGAGCTGGTGCTCAAGCGGCTGCGCACCGGGGAGGTCCGTGACGCCGAGCTGTTGGTCTCGCTCGCCGCCCCCGGCGCGATCATCGCGATGCTGATCGGCCTCGTGACCATCCCCGCCGCCCTGGCCCTCGGCGTACCCGCCCCCAAGGCGCCGGTGCTCTACCTGCTGACGATCGCCGTCGCCTCGGTGACCCTGGCGACGCTGGCCTTCTGGACCGCCGCCTGGACCCGCAACGCCGAGGCCGCCCAGCTCACCAGCATGCCGGTGATGGCGCTGCTGGTGGCCGGCCAGCTCGCCGTCGGCTTCCCCGACGAGGTGCGGCGCTGGATCGCCTACACGCCCGGCGGCGCCGTCACCGACCTGGTCCGCGGCTCCTGGTTCGGCCTGGGACCCGACGACGGCCCCGTCCCGAGCCTCGACTCCCTGGGCGCCTGGGCCGGCGCCGGCGTACCGCTGCTGGTGCTGGTCGCCTGGACCCTCCTGGGCGGCTGGCTGGCCGCCCGCTCCATGCGCTGGGAGCCGCGCGCCTGA
- a CDS encoding acyl-CoA dehydrogenase family protein has translation MTSTSPSFDLSPDHVELRAWVHDFAAEVVRPAAAEWDEREEFPWPVLEEAAKIGLYSLDFFAAQSFDPSGLGFPVAMEELFWGDAGIGLSIVGTALAAAALSSNGTPEQVGEWAPQMFGTPGDLRIAAFCSSEPDAGSDVGAMRTRATYDEASDEWVITGTKTWATNGGIADVHVVTAVVDPDLRTRGQASFLVPRGTPGLSQGQKFHKHGIRASHTAEVVLDRVRVPGSCLLGGRERLDARLARAREGGGARGNASMATFERTRPAVGAQAIGIARAAYEVALDYARTREQFGRPIIENQGIAFALADMRTSIDAARLLVWRAAWMAAQGKTFEAAEGSMSKLVAGETAVKVTTQAMQILGGNGYTREYPVERWSRDAKIYTVFEGTSEIQRLVIARAISGAPIR, from the coding sequence GTGACCTCGACCTCGCCGTCCTTCGACCTCTCTCCCGACCACGTCGAGCTGCGCGCGTGGGTGCACGACTTCGCCGCCGAGGTCGTGCGCCCGGCCGCCGCGGAGTGGGACGAGCGCGAGGAGTTCCCCTGGCCGGTGCTGGAGGAGGCGGCCAAGATCGGGCTGTACTCCCTGGACTTCTTCGCCGCCCAGTCCTTCGACCCCTCCGGCCTGGGGTTCCCGGTCGCGATGGAGGAGCTGTTCTGGGGCGACGCCGGCATCGGGCTCTCGATCGTGGGCACCGCGCTGGCCGCGGCGGCGCTCAGCTCCAACGGCACCCCCGAGCAGGTCGGGGAGTGGGCCCCGCAGATGTTCGGCACCCCGGGCGACCTGCGGATCGCGGCGTTCTGCTCCTCCGAGCCCGACGCCGGCAGCGACGTGGGCGCGATGCGCACCCGCGCGACGTACGACGAGGCGAGCGACGAGTGGGTGATCACCGGCACCAAGACCTGGGCCACCAACGGCGGCATCGCCGACGTCCACGTGGTGACCGCGGTGGTCGACCCCGACCTGCGCACCCGCGGCCAGGCGAGCTTCCTGGTGCCCCGCGGCACCCCCGGCCTGAGCCAGGGCCAGAAGTTCCACAAGCACGGCATCCGCGCCTCGCACACCGCCGAGGTCGTCCTGGACCGGGTCCGGGTGCCCGGGAGCTGCCTGCTCGGCGGCAGGGAGCGCCTCGACGCGCGCCTGGCCCGGGCCCGCGAGGGCGGCGGCGCGCGCGGCAACGCCTCGATGGCGACCTTCGAGCGCACCCGCCCGGCGGTCGGCGCCCAGGCGATCGGCATCGCGCGCGCGGCCTACGAGGTGGCGCTGGACTACGCCCGCACCCGCGAGCAGTTCGGGCGCCCGATCATCGAGAACCAGGGGATCGCGTTCGCGCTCGCCGACATGCGCACCTCGATCGACGCCGCCCGGCTGCTGGTCTGGCGCGCGGCGTGGATGGCGGCGCAGGGCAAGACCTTCGAGGCGGCCGAGGGGTCGATGTCGAAGCTGGTCGCCGGCGAGACGGCGGTGAAGGTGACCACCCAGGCGATGCAGATCCTCGGCGGCAACGGCTACACCCGCGAGTACCCCGTCGAGCGGTGGTCGCGCGACGCCAAGATCTACACCGTCTTCGAGGGCACCTCGGAGATCCAGCGCCTGGTGATCGCCCGCGCGATCTCCGGCGCCCCGATCCGCTGA
- the hrpB gene encoding ATP-dependent helicase HrpB yields the protein MSSDPIERLLAAPPDLPVAAGLAPLAEALASRGSAVLHAPPGTGKTTLVPPAVALARGGRVVVTQPRRIAARAAARRLAHLLGEPVGATVGYAVRGERQVGATTRIEVVTTGVLLRRLQRDPELPGVAAVVLDEVHERQLDVDLTLALLVDVRAHLRPDLAVVAMSATVEAARTAGVLGGPAGPVPVVGVPGALHPVAEHWCPPPPGVRRLDERGVTPGFLDHVAATTRRALAEQAGDVLVFVPGVGEVAGVVRRLGGVDADVRALHGRLPTAEQDLALTAGPRRRVVVSTSVAESSLTVPGVRVVVDAGLTRRPHTDHRRALAGLVTVPVSRAAAEQRAGRAGREGPGAAYRCWSEVEHTHLDPHPAPEIATADLTAFALELAVWGSPDGAGLALLDPPPAPALASARATLTSLGAVDEHGAVTARGREIARVGADPRLARALLDGAGPVGARRAAEVVALLAEDVRVPDGDLVAALRAMRRGGPAAGAWRTQVRRLLDAVPRDAGPTGDPLTDDLAVGLVVALAHPDRIARRRRETTSYLMASGTGAVLAPGQGALTGLPWLVVADAERRPGQRDATVRAAAPLSEDLALEAAPSLWHERDDVVWREGRVVARRTTRLGAIELASVPLPDPDPELVAAAVGEALRREGLALLPWSEAATALRARLAFLHRALGEPWPDVSDEALSDSVESWLGPELAGLRGGRDLRRVDLVTALRRLLPWPEAGRLDELAPERVTVPSGSTVRIDYTGDQPVLAVRLQEVFGWRAAPTVADGRVPLLLHLLSPARRPVAVTADLTSFWAQAYPQVRGELRGRYPKHSWPEDPLTAQPTARTARAGQGSGGQRR from the coding sequence GTGAGCTCCGACCCGATCGAGCGGCTGCTGGCCGCACCGCCCGACCTGCCGGTCGCCGCCGGGCTGGCGCCGCTGGCCGAGGCGCTCGCGAGCCGGGGCTCCGCTGTGCTGCACGCGCCGCCCGGCACCGGCAAGACCACGCTGGTGCCGCCCGCGGTCGCCCTCGCCCGGGGCGGGCGGGTCGTGGTCACCCAGCCGCGCCGGATCGCCGCGCGGGCCGCCGCCCGGCGTCTGGCCCACCTGCTCGGCGAGCCGGTCGGCGCCACGGTCGGGTACGCCGTGCGCGGCGAGCGCCAGGTCGGCGCGACCACCCGGATCGAGGTCGTGACCACCGGGGTGCTGCTGCGCCGCCTGCAGCGCGACCCCGAGCTGCCCGGCGTGGCCGCGGTCGTCCTCGACGAGGTCCACGAGCGCCAGCTCGACGTCGACCTCACCCTCGCGCTGCTGGTCGACGTGCGCGCCCACCTGCGCCCCGACCTGGCGGTGGTCGCGATGTCGGCGACCGTGGAGGCCGCGCGCACCGCGGGGGTGCTGGGCGGGCCCGCGGGGCCGGTGCCGGTCGTGGGGGTGCCCGGCGCGCTGCACCCGGTCGCGGAGCACTGGTGCCCGCCGCCGCCCGGCGTACGACGCCTCGACGAGCGGGGCGTGACGCCGGGGTTCCTCGACCACGTCGCGGCGACCACCCGGCGCGCGCTGGCCGAGCAGGCCGGCGACGTGCTGGTCTTCGTGCCCGGGGTCGGGGAGGTGGCCGGGGTGGTACGCCGGCTGGGCGGGGTGGACGCCGACGTCCGCGCACTGCACGGACGGCTCCCGACCGCGGAGCAGGACCTCGCGCTCACCGCCGGTCCGCGGCGCCGGGTGGTGGTCTCCACCTCGGTGGCCGAGTCGTCCCTGACCGTGCCCGGGGTCCGGGTCGTCGTCGACGCCGGCCTCACCCGCCGCCCGCACACCGACCACCGCCGCGCGCTCGCCGGGCTGGTGACGGTGCCGGTCAGCCGGGCCGCCGCCGAGCAGCGCGCCGGGCGCGCCGGGCGCGAGGGCCCGGGCGCGGCGTACCGCTGCTGGTCGGAGGTCGAGCACACCCACCTCGACCCGCACCCGGCCCCCGAGATCGCCACCGCCGACCTGACCGCGTTCGCCCTGGAGCTGGCCGTGTGGGGCAGCCCGGACGGCGCCGGCCTCGCGCTCCTCGACCCGCCGCCGGCCCCGGCGCTCGCCTCCGCCCGGGCCACCCTGACGTCACTCGGTGCCGTGGACGAGCACGGCGCGGTGACCGCCCGCGGCCGCGAGATCGCGCGGGTGGGCGCCGACCCGCGCCTGGCTCGGGCGCTGCTCGACGGCGCCGGCCCGGTCGGCGCGCGCCGCGCCGCCGAGGTGGTGGCGCTGCTCGCCGAGGATGTCCGGGTGCCCGACGGCGACCTGGTCGCGGCGCTGCGCGCGATGCGCCGCGGCGGGCCGGCGGCGGGCGCGTGGCGCACCCAGGTGCGGCGGCTGCTCGACGCCGTCCCGCGCGACGCGGGGCCGACGGGCGACCCGCTCACCGACGACCTGGCCGTGGGGCTGGTCGTGGCCCTGGCGCACCCGGACCGGATCGCGCGCCGGCGCCGCGAGACCACGTCGTACCTCATGGCGTCGGGGACCGGCGCCGTCCTCGCGCCCGGCCAGGGTGCGCTCACCGGGCTGCCGTGGCTGGTGGTCGCCGACGCCGAGCGCCGCCCCGGCCAGCGCGACGCCACCGTGCGTGCCGCGGCCCCGCTGAGCGAGGACCTGGCCCTGGAGGCCGCGCCCTCGCTGTGGCACGAGCGCGACGACGTGGTCTGGCGCGAGGGCCGCGTGGTCGCTCGTCGTACGACGCGGCTCGGCGCGATCGAGCTCGCCTCGGTGCCGCTGCCCGACCCCGATCCCGAGCTGGTCGCGGCGGCGGTGGGCGAGGCGCTGCGCCGCGAGGGGTTGGCGCTGCTGCCCTGGTCGGAGGCCGCGACGGCGCTGCGGGCGCGGCTGGCGTTCCTGCACCGCGCGCTCGGCGAGCCGTGGCCGGACGTCTCCGACGAGGCGCTGTCGGACTCCGTCGAGAGCTGGCTGGGGCCCGAGCTGGCCGGGCTGCGCGGTGGTCGCGACCTGCGCCGCGTCGACCTGGTGACCGCGCTGCGTCGGCTGCTGCCCTGGCCCGAGGCCGGGCGCCTCGACGAGCTCGCCCCCGAGCGGGTCACGGTGCCCAGCGGCTCGACGGTGCGCATCGACTACACCGGTGACCAGCCGGTGCTCGCGGTGCGGCTGCAGGAGGTCTTCGGCTGGCGCGCCGCGCCCACCGTCGCCGACGGCCGGGTGCCGCTGCTGCTGCACCTGCTCTCCCCGGCGCGTCGCCCGGTCGCGGTGACCGCGGACCTCACGTCGTTCTGGGCGCAGGCCTACCCGCAGGTGCGCGGCGAGCTGCGCGGGCGCTACCCGAAGCACTCCTGGCCCGAGGACCCGCTCACCGCGCAGCCGACCGCGCGTACGGCGCGCGCCGGACAAGGCTCGGGTGGGCAGCGCCGATGA
- a CDS encoding PadR family transcriptional regulator has translation MDHGQGCGGGGLGRDLGRLGAELGRQFAHDMDGLRQQHRGGPGAWGFEGGRRGHRRPGGGPGWPGGPGGHGGPPPWLAGIFGFGQPDTEERRGPRVRRGDVRSAILDVLATAERGGETLNGYQVIQQIEARSGGVWKPSPGSVYPTISQLEDEGLVETTSERGRRSLRLTQAGATYATEHAEDLAAVWAPFEDTARAGSGRDGDAQPGGTDLKPEIGQVMSAVWQVVTTGTPEQKAAAIEILVDARRRLYGVLADPEGPQAADRDAPEADRPEAADPEGDGPGTDGPESDDGGERS, from the coding sequence ATGGACCACGGACAGGGATGTGGAGGCGGCGGCCTGGGCCGCGACCTCGGCCGGCTGGGCGCCGAGCTCGGCCGCCAGTTCGCTCACGACATGGACGGGCTGCGCCAGCAGCACCGCGGCGGGCCGGGCGCCTGGGGCTTCGAGGGCGGACGCCGTGGGCACCGCCGCCCCGGCGGCGGGCCGGGCTGGCCCGGCGGGCCGGGCGGTCACGGCGGGCCGCCGCCCTGGCTGGCGGGGATCTTCGGCTTCGGCCAGCCCGACACCGAGGAGCGGCGCGGGCCGCGGGTGCGCCGCGGCGACGTCCGCTCGGCGATCCTCGACGTGCTCGCCACGGCGGAGCGCGGCGGGGAGACGCTCAACGGCTACCAGGTGATCCAGCAGATCGAGGCGCGTTCCGGCGGGGTGTGGAAGCCCAGCCCCGGGTCGGTCTACCCGACCATCTCCCAGCTCGAGGACGAGGGGCTCGTCGAGACCACCTCCGAGCGCGGCCGGCGCTCGCTGCGCCTGACCCAGGCCGGAGCGACGTACGCCACCGAGCACGCGGAGGACCTCGCCGCCGTCTGGGCGCCGTTCGAGGACACCGCTCGCGCCGGCTCCGGTCGAGACGGCGACGCGCAGCCGGGCGGCACCGACCTGAAGCCGGAGATCGGCCAGGTGATGAGCGCGGTCTGGCAGGTGGTCACCACCGGCACACCGGAGCAGAAGGCCGCGGCCATCGAGATCCTCGTCGATGCGCGACGCAGGCTGTACGGCGTGCTCGCCGACCCCGAGGGCCCGCAGGCAGCTGACCGGGACGCGCCCGAGGCGGACCGACCCGAGGCGGCCGACCCCGAGGGGGACGGGCCCGGGACGGACGGTCCCGAGTCGGACGACGGCGGTGAGCGGTCGTGA
- a CDS encoding DUF1707 SHOCT-like domain-containing protein produces MEAPRLRIGDAERQAAADALAGHYVEGRLDTGEHAERLERIWAARTQGDLAPVFADLPAPAAGARPAPTGAVPAGRAARGHRGPRAVHIVMVLLVLALLLRAPVLLGVAVLAVAFVIARRRRGRGPAGPPRSLRSTM; encoded by the coding sequence ATGGAGGCCCCGCGCCTGCGCATCGGTGACGCCGAGCGGCAGGCCGCCGCGGACGCGCTGGCCGGGCACTACGTCGAGGGCCGCCTCGACACCGGCGAGCACGCCGAGCGCCTGGAGCGGATCTGGGCGGCGCGGACCCAGGGCGACCTGGCTCCGGTCTTCGCCGACCTGCCCGCTCCCGCGGCCGGTGCCCGCCCGGCGCCGACCGGTGCGGTCCCCGCCGGGCGCGCGGCGCGCGGCCACCGGGGCCCGCGGGCGGTGCACATCGTGATGGTGCTGCTGGTCCTCGCGCTGCTGCTCCGGGCGCCGGTGCTGCTCGGCGTCGCCGTGCTGGCGGTGGCGTTCGTGATCGCGCGGCGGCGTCGTGGACGGGGCCCTGCGGGGCCGCCGCGGTCACTACGCTCCACGATGTGA
- a CDS encoding response regulator transcription factor, whose protein sequence is MIRLLLADDENLIRVALVQLLGLEDDLEVVGQAASGPEALAVARAERPDVAVLDLQMPGLDGIGVAEVLARELPGCGVVMVTGHGRPGHLKRALGVGVRGFLPKTTSASTLARVVRDVHAGRRYVDPELAAEAMAAGDSPLTPREADVLELAADGAPVEDIARRASLSPGTVRNYLSSATSKLGAANRHDACATARRLGWI, encoded by the coding sequence ATGATCCGGCTGCTGCTCGCCGACGACGAGAACCTGATCCGCGTCGCGCTCGTCCAGCTCCTCGGCCTCGAGGACGACCTCGAGGTCGTCGGCCAGGCCGCGTCGGGCCCGGAGGCGCTGGCGGTGGCCCGCGCCGAGCGCCCCGACGTCGCCGTGCTCGACCTGCAGATGCCCGGCCTCGACGGGATCGGCGTGGCGGAGGTGCTGGCCCGCGAGCTGCCGGGCTGCGGGGTGGTGATGGTGACCGGGCACGGGCGCCCCGGCCACCTCAAGCGGGCCCTGGGCGTGGGCGTGCGGGGCTTCCTGCCCAAGACCACCTCGGCGAGCACCCTGGCCAGGGTGGTGCGCGACGTCCACGCCGGACGCCGCTACGTCGACCCCGAGCTCGCCGCGGAGGCGATGGCGGCCGGCGACAGCCCGCTGACCCCGCGGGAGGCCGACGTGCTCGAGCTGGCCGCGGACGGCGCGCCGGTGGAGGACATCGCGCGCCGCGCCTCGCTCAGCCCCGGCACCGTGCGCAACTACCTCTCCAGCGCGACCTCCAAGCTGGGCGCGGCCAACCGCCACGACGCCTGCGCCACCGCGCGCCGCCTCGGCTGGATCTGA
- a CDS encoding ABC transporter ATP-binding protein, which produces MRTATPRTPGDTPAVRLRGVRRTYGTGDSRFEAVRGVDLDVARGSVVALLGTNGAGKTSLLEVVEGLAPASGGTIEVLGLDPVADRAEVRRRTGVLLQRSGFAADLTVRETLELWASTLTRPRPVAEGLAMLDLADRAETRVGALSGGEQRRLDLSCTLLGDPELVLLDEPTTGLDPESRQRLWELVRGLREAGRTVVLCTHHLEEAEELADRIAIMHGGLIVRDGTAAEITAARPSRVRFSTGPAIEPLPAAEALGALRVHAEHTTTTVETHDLQATLTALLIWAGRHGVRLEGLDARTASLESVFLDIAREPVDRTSDPASHQTLEGTPR; this is translated from the coding sequence ATGAGAACTGCCACGCCCCGCACCCCCGGCGACACCCCGGCCGTTCGGCTGCGTGGGGTCCGCCGCACCTACGGCACCGGGGACTCCCGGTTCGAGGCCGTGCGCGGTGTCGACCTCGACGTCGCCCGCGGCAGCGTCGTGGCCCTGCTCGGCACCAACGGCGCGGGCAAGACCTCGCTGCTGGAGGTCGTCGAGGGCCTCGCGCCCGCCAGCGGCGGCACCATCGAGGTGCTCGGCCTGGACCCGGTCGCCGACCGCGCGGAGGTACGACGGCGTACCGGGGTGTTGCTGCAGCGCAGCGGTTTCGCCGCGGACCTCACCGTGCGGGAGACCCTGGAGCTGTGGGCCAGCACGCTGACCCGCCCGCGTCCGGTCGCGGAGGGCCTGGCCATGCTCGACCTCGCCGACCGCGCCGAGACCCGGGTCGGGGCGCTGTCCGGCGGCGAGCAGCGCCGCCTCGACCTCTCCTGCACGCTGCTCGGCGACCCCGAGCTGGTGCTGCTCGACGAGCCCACCACCGGCCTGGACCCCGAGAGCCGGCAGCGGCTGTGGGAGCTGGTGCGCGGGCTGCGGGAGGCCGGGCGCACCGTGGTGCTCTGCACCCACCACCTCGAGGAGGCCGAGGAGCTGGCCGACCGGATCGCGATCATGCACGGCGGCCTGATCGTGCGCGACGGCACCGCGGCCGAGATCACCGCCGCGCGCCCGTCCCGGGTCCGGTTCAGCACCGGTCCGGCGATCGAGCCGCTGCCGGCGGCCGAGGCCCTGGGGGCGCTCCGGGTGCATGCCGAGCACACCACCACGACCGTCGAGACCCACGACCTGCAGGCCACGCTCACCGCGCTGCTCATCTGGGCCGGGCGCCACGGCGTACGCCTCGAGGGCCTCGACGCCCGCACCGCGAGCCTGGAGTCGGTGTTCCTCGACATCGCCCGCGAGCCCGTCGACCGCACGAGCGACCCCGCATCCCACCAGACCCTCGAAGGGACCCCGCGATGA
- a CDS encoding sensor histidine kinase, with amino-acid sequence MSTRWWRWADRDEVSRVDAYTRQSLYLLLWGSPLFLALQALARIPEDQTELALAVFVAGLVVCVPATLVLRDVMEAHPQAAPLPRRALPFLAMLAVGYVAALWLPTETRGLAVMLLWSSLAWSLAGLRGRVATGVLLAVLTVTPALAAREPISVLLGLGVGGFFIFTVRVSLWLLAVVRELDEARRTRAALAVAEERLRFSRDVHDVLGRQLSVIGVQAELAATLAERGDPGAAARMLEVRAAAHEALREARELARGYRGTDWAQELEGARSLLRSAGTEVELAVDDLPPAWHEPAAWVVREAVTNILRHSAATRVEVRYRDEELHVVNDRPVPADPSRTPAGSGLRSLAERLAPLGAALRTQHTADLFTVVTALPGTGPAAVPAERASLLDATGTGHTR; translated from the coding sequence ATGAGCACACGCTGGTGGCGCTGGGCCGACCGCGACGAGGTCTCCCGGGTGGACGCCTACACCCGCCAGTCGCTGTACCTGCTGCTGTGGGGATCGCCTCTCTTCCTGGCCCTGCAGGCCCTGGCCCGGATCCCCGAGGACCAGACGGAGCTCGCCCTCGCCGTCTTCGTGGCCGGCCTGGTGGTGTGCGTCCCCGCGACCCTCGTGCTGCGCGACGTGATGGAGGCGCACCCGCAGGCGGCGCCGCTGCCTCGGCGCGCGCTGCCGTTCCTCGCGATGCTCGCCGTCGGGTACGTCGCGGCGTTGTGGCTTCCCACCGAGACCCGGGGCCTGGCGGTGATGCTGCTGTGGAGCTCGCTGGCCTGGTCGCTGGCCGGGCTGCGCGGGCGGGTGGCGACCGGGGTGCTGCTGGCGGTGCTCACGGTGACCCCGGCCCTCGCCGCCCGGGAGCCGATCTCGGTCCTGCTGGGACTGGGCGTCGGCGGGTTCTTCATCTTCACCGTGCGGGTCTCGCTGTGGCTGCTGGCGGTGGTGCGCGAGCTCGACGAGGCGCGCCGCACCCGGGCCGCGTTGGCGGTCGCGGAGGAGCGGCTGCGCTTCTCCCGCGACGTCCACGACGTGCTGGGCCGTCAGCTCTCGGTGATCGGGGTGCAGGCCGAGCTGGCCGCGACCCTCGCCGAGCGCGGCGACCCCGGCGCCGCGGCCCGGATGCTCGAGGTCCGCGCCGCCGCCCACGAGGCGCTGCGAGAGGCCCGCGAGCTGGCCCGCGGCTACCGCGGCACCGACTGGGCCCAGGAGCTCGAGGGCGCCCGTTCGCTGCTCCGCTCGGCCGGCACCGAGGTCGAGCTGGCCGTCGACGACCTCCCGCCGGCCTGGCACGAGCCGGCCGCGTGGGTGGTGCGCGAGGCGGTCACCAACATCCTGCGCCACTCCGCGGCCACCCGGGTGGAGGTGCGCTACCGCGACGAGGAGCTGCACGTGGTCAACGACCGGCCGGTCCCGGCCGACCCCTCCCGTACGCCCGCCGGCAGCGGGCTGCGCAGCCTGGCCGAGCGCCTGGCGCCGCTCGGCGCCGCGCTCAGGACCCAGCACACCGCGGACCTGTTCACGGTGGTGACCGCGCTGCCGGGCACCGGCCCCGCGGCGGTCCCGGCCGAGCGCGCGAGCCTGCTCGACGCCACCGGGACGGGGCACACGCGATGA
- a CDS encoding DMT family transporter, producing the protein MSWLVLVLSGGLEAVWALALGRSEGFTRLAPTAVFAVAVTASMAGLAWSMRTIPTGTAYAVWVGIGATLTVAWSMATGAEDASVVKVLLLAGIVGCVIGLKVVS; encoded by the coding sequence ATGTCCTGGCTCGTGCTCGTGCTCTCCGGTGGCCTCGAGGCCGTCTGGGCGCTCGCCCTGGGCCGCAGCGAGGGGTTCACCCGCCTCGCGCCCACCGCCGTCTTCGCCGTCGCCGTCACCGCCAGCATGGCCGGGCTCGCCTGGTCGATGCGCACCATCCCCACCGGCACGGCGTACGCCGTGTGGGTCGGCATCGGCGCCACCCTCACCGTCGCCTGGTCGATGGCCACCGGCGCCGAGGACGCCTCGGTGGTCAAGGTCCTGCTCCTCGCCGGGATCGTCGGCTGTGTGATCGGGTTGAAGGTCGTGAGCTGA